In Cyprinus carpio isolate SPL01 chromosome B16, ASM1834038v1, whole genome shotgun sequence, the following are encoded in one genomic region:
- the LOC109049885 gene encoding juxtaposed with another zinc finger protein 1-like — protein sequence MTGIAAASFFSNICQFGGCGLHFESLAELIVHIEGNHIDTDPRVLEKQELQQPTYVALSYINRFMTDAARREHESLKKKVQPKLSLSLTGSHSRNSVATPPRHNSGNLTPPVTPPITPSSSFRSSTPTGSEYDEEEAEYEDSDSDESWTTESAISSESILSSMCMNGGDEKPFACPVPGCKKRYKNVNGIKYHAKNGHRTQIRVRKPFKCRCGKSYKSSQGLRHHTINFHPPVSADIIRKMQQ from the exons ATGACAGGCATCGCCGCTGCCTCCTTCTTCTCCAACATTTGCCAGTTCGGGGGTTGCGGACTGCACTTCGAGTCGCTGGCCGAGCTCATCGTGCACATCGAGGGTAATCACATCG ATACAGATCCTCGTGTGTTGGAGAAACAGGAACTGCAGCAGCCCACATATGTCGCCCTCAGCTACATTAACAG GTTTATGACAGATGCAGCACGGCGGGAGCATGAGTCTCTGAAGAAGAAAGTTCAGCCAAAGCTGTCACTCTCACTGACGGGCAGCCATTCACGCAACAGCGTGGCCACGCCCCCTCGCCACAACAGCGGCAACCTGACCCCGCCCGTGACTCCGCCCATCACGCCCTCATCTTCATTCAGGAGCAGCACCCCCACAG GCAGTGAGTATGATGAGGAGGAAGCAGAATACGAGGACTCTGACAGTGACGAGTCGTGGACCACTGAAAGTGCCATTAGCTCTGAATCCATCCTCAGTTCCATGTGCATGAACGGCGGTGATGAGAAACCGTTCGCATGTCCCGTGCCTGGCTGCAAAAAGAGATACAAG AATGTGAATGGTATTAAGTACCACGCCAAGAACGGCCACCGCACTCAGATCCGCGTTCGGAAGCCCTTCAAGTGCCGGTGTGGTAAAAGCTACAAAAGCTCTCAGGGGCTGCGACACCACACCATCAACTTCCACCCGCCCGTCTCTGCCGACATCATCCGCAAGATGCAGCAGTAG